Proteins found in one Xenopus laevis strain J_2021 chromosome 1L, Xenopus_laevis_v10.1, whole genome shotgun sequence genomic segment:
- the LOC108698423 gene encoding uncharacterized protein LOC108698423 isoform X1, with translation MPSGVTWSGDVTVPSGVTMPSGVTWSGDVTMPSGVTMLSVVKGLVMSQCLVISHHCVCLTTNNTLVISSWSESRSEMACSIVSKNLKFLLLILLITSTESFPVKRLQGSINHKGTVQESHTNVHKGSINHKGTVQESHTNVHKGSINHKGTVQESHTNVHKGSINHKGTVQESHTNVHKGSIHHKGPTRASHTTTPGWTPTPETQTNREEDIIQYKTFIRATIGLGGVFIMALIAVFIKICDIDDKNLQNLQTSENELQSVQVIKENEVQKKECKLKKKECKHKKKSSAKKEKHRKKKKAKGSSKKSEHQDKLNGVKKTLKKAKEKKNNKKEAKIKHGKREQKETELSE, from the exons atgcccAGTGGTGTCACATGGTCTGGTGATGTCACAGTGCCCAGTGGTGTCACAATGCCCAGTGGTGTCACATGGTCTGGTGATGTCACAATGCCCAGTGGTGTCACAATGCTTAGTGTTGTCAAAGGTCTGGTGATGtcacagtgcttggtgatttcacATCACTGTGTTTGTCTAACCACCAACAACACATTAGTCATTTCAAGCTGGAGTGAAAGCAGGTCAGAAATGGCTTGTTCGATCGTCAGcaaaaatcttaaatttttattactaattctTTTGATCACATCTACTGAAAGTTTTCCGGTTAAGAGACTACAAG gatCCATTAATCACAAAGGAACTGTCCAGGAATCTCATACAAATGTACACAAAG gatCCATAAATCACAAAGGAACTGTCCAGGAATCTCATACAAATGTACACAAAG gatCCATAAATCACAAAGGAACTGTCCAGGAATCTCATACAAATGTACACAAAG gatCCATTAATCACAAAGGAACTGTCCAGGAATCTCATACAAATGTACACAAAG GTTCCATTCATCACAAGGGACCAACAAGAGCATCACATACTACGACACCAG GCTGGACTCCAACACCAGAAACTCAAACGAACAGAGAGGAAGATA TTATCCAGTACAAAACATTTATTCGGGCAACTATTGGACTTGGAGGTGTCTTTATAATGGCATTGATCGCAGTTTTCATTAAAATTTG CGATATCGATGATAAAAACCTACAAAACCTACAAACATCTGAGAATGAGCTGCAGAGCGTTCAAGTTATAAAAG AAAATGAAGTGCAAAAGAAAGAATGTAAACTCAAAAAGAAAGAAtgtaaacacaaaaagaaaagctctgcaaagaaagagaaacaccgcaaaaagaaaaaagcaaaaggaAGCAGCAAAAAATCAGAACACCAGGACAAATTAAATGGAGTAAAGAAAACGTTAAAAAAAGCAAAGGAgaaaaagaataacaaaaaagaaGCAAAGATAAAGCATGGCAAGAGGGAACAAAAAGAGACAGAACTGAGTGAATAA
- the LOC108698423 gene encoding uncharacterized protein LOC108698423 isoform X2 — translation MACSIVSKNLKFLLLILLITSTECFPVKRLQGSINHKGTVQESHTNVHKGSINHKGTVQESHTNVHKGSINHKGTVQESHTNVHKGSINHKGTVQESHTNVHKGSIHHKGPTRASHTTTPGWTPTPETQTNREEDIIQYKTFIRATIGLGGVFIMALIAVFIKICDIDDKNLQNLQTSENELQSVQVIKENEVQKKECKLKKKECKHKKKSSAKKEKHRKKKKAKGSSKKSEHQDKLNGVKKTLKKAKEKKNNKKEAKIKHGKREQKETELSE, via the exons ATGGCTTGTTCGATCGTCAGcaaaaatcttaaatttttattactaattctTTTGATCACATCTACTGAATGTTTTCCGGTTAAGAGACTACAAG gatCCATTAATCACAAAGGAACTGTCCAGGAATCTCATACAAATGTACACAAAG gatCCATAAATCACAAAGGAACTGTCCAGGAATCTCATACAAATGTACACAAAG gatCCATAAATCACAAAGGAACTGTCCAGGAATCTCATACAAATGTACACAAAG gatCCATTAATCACAAAGGAACTGTCCAGGAATCTCATACAAATGTACACAAAG GTTCCATTCATCACAAGGGACCAACAAGAGCATCACATACTACGACACCAG GCTGGACTCCAACACCAGAAACTCAAACGAACAGAGAGGAAGATA TTATCCAGTACAAAACATTTATTCGGGCAACTATTGGACTTGGAGGTGTCTTTATAATGGCATTGATCGCAGTTTTCATTAAAATTTG CGATATCGATGATAAAAACCTACAAAACCTACAAACATCTGAGAATGAGCTGCAGAGCGTTCAAGTTATAAAAG AAAATGAAGTGCAAAAGAAAGAATGTAAACTCAAAAAGAAAGAAtgtaaacacaaaaagaaaagctctgcaaagaaagagaaacaccgcaaaaagaaaaaagcaaaaggaAGCAGCAAAAAATCAGAACACCAGGACAAATTAAATGGAGTAAAGAAAACGTTAAAAAAAGCAAAGGAgaaaaagaataacaaaaaagaaGCAAAGATAAAGCATGGCAAGAGGGAACAAAAAGAGACAGAACTGAGTGAATAA